Part of the Crossiella cryophila genome, ATTCAGTCGCAACAACCCACCCAACTCACCCCGCCCCCTCCTGCCCCAAACCCCCCACCCCTCACGCCCTAAACCCCCACACCCCCTGAGTAACCCCCGAAAGTCTGGACACCAACGTGACCCCCACCCCAACCCACTAGAATCACCCCACCACCCCCTGCCCAAGCACAACCCCAATCCCCACCCGCACACCCCCACCCACCCCCATCACCACCCCAAACCCCACACCCCCAGAATTCGCTTACACCCCAACACAATCCACCCCACCTCGCGTACACTCACGCGCCCACATTCCCCAAACCCCCGGCGATTCCCAACCGAGACCCGGGAAACTATGGCGAAATCCGCCCCGCCCGAGTGAGAATCCGGGGGAGTGATCGGTCCCGACCACCCCCACTGAGGAGCCTCGCATGACGTCGGTCAGTCTGGATGAGTCGACCGCGTTGACCAACAGCGCGTTCCGGACCACCGCCGCCCGTCGTGGGCATGCCGCGCGTACGCCCAGTGCGGAGCGGCTGCAGCACCTGCGGCATCGGGCCACCACGGTGGATGCCCTCGGGGATGGGCTGGTGGCGATGATGCACCGGCTCAAGGGTGAGGCGCGGGAGTTGTTCAGTCGGGCTTGTGCTGACGGGATTGACTCGATCGAGAATCCGCCCGCGGAACTGGTCGACTTCTTCCGGGCGGTGGAGAAGACCCCCGCTTGGGTTGACCAGGATCGGTTGCGTAGTGGGGCGCAGGCGATCAGCCGGGCGGGGAAGTTGGCCGCGTTCAGCCTGTGCGATGTGTATCTGGTGGTGGGGTTTCACTCGTTACGGGTGTGCAAGACATTGACCTCAACCGGCCAGACCGGCAAGGCGACCAGTCGCCGGGTGCTCAACACCGCCAGCTGGTGGCTGGATGTCAGCACGCCGGGCAGTCTGGTTGTCGGCGGGGTGGGTTACGCGGCCGCGTTGCGGGTTCGGCTGGTGCACGCGCACATCCGGGATGTGCTGCTCAAGCGCGGCGATTGGGATCTGGCCGCCTGGGACCAGCCGCTCAACGACGCCCAGGCCAACCAGCTCACCCTGATGTTCTCCCTTGGAGTCATGGAGGCCACGCAGGCGCTCGGAATTCGTTATACCGCACAGGAACGCGCGGACATCCTGCATTTGTGGCGGTATGTGGGGTGGCTGGTCGGCATTGAGGAGGACATGCTGCCTGCCGATGAAGCCGATGCGTGGCAACATCTTTGGGAGCAGGCCGCCACCGAACTGATCCCGGATGCCGACTCTCGCACTCTGGCCGCCGACCTGCGTGCGGCCTACCAGCGGCCCCGGCCTGATCAGAGTGAGGTGCGGGCTCGGTGGGCCGAGCGGGTGCACACCGCGATCAGCCGGATCGTGATCGGGCCGGCCAGTGCGGATTCCCTTGGCATGCCTGATGATCCGCTCGCCCGCGCACTGGTCCGGGTGGCCGGTGCGGTGAACACCGTGGCCGAGTTGACCTACCGGCGCATCCCGGCTTTCCGTACCGCGCAGGCGGTGCACGGCCACGCCGCCCGCAAGGCCTATGTGGACGTTCTCCGTGCCGCGCACGGTGACGGGCCGAAGCCGTGACGCCGCAGGAGATGCTCGCCGTCGCGGTCGAGGAGGCACTGGCCGGCCGCGCCGAGGGCGGCATCCCGATCGGGGCCGCCCTCTTCGGCGCGGACGGGCGGTTGCTGGGGCGCGGCCGCAACCGGCGGGTGCAGGACGGCGACGCCTCCATGCACGGGGAGACCTCCGCCTTCCGCAACGCCGGCCGCCAGCCCACCTACCGCGGCACCACCATGGTCACCACGCTGTCCCCATGCTGGTACTGCTCCGGCCTGATCCGCCAGTTCGGCATCAGCAACCTCGTCGTCGGCGAATCCAGGACGTTCACCGGCCAGCACGAATGGCTGGCCGAGAACGGGGTGCGGGTCACCCTGCTCGACGATCCGGAATGCGTGACGCTGATGACCGAGTTCATCGCGGCGAATCCCGCGCTGTGGAACGAGGACATCGGCGAGGACTAGAGGTTGTAGCCGCCGGCGATCTCGATCTCCTGGCCGGTGACCCAGCGGCCCTCCTCGGAGGCGAGCACGGCGATCATCATGCCGATGTCGTCGGGCTCGCCGACCCTGCCGAGCGCGGTTTTGGCCGCCACCAGCGGAATCACCTCGGGGAAGCGTTCGAAGGCGTTGTCGGCCAGGCGGGTCCGGGTGGCGCCGGGGGAGATCGAGTTGACCCGGATGCCGCGCGGGCTCAGCTCCTTGGCCAGGTAACGGCTCAGCACGGTGAGCGCGCCCTTGAACGAGGCGTAGGCGGAGTACCCGGGTTCCATGCCCGAGTTCAGCGCGGAGTTGCTGCCGATGTTGACGATCGCGCCGTTGTCCGCCAGCAGCGGAAGCAGGGTCTGGGTGAGGAAGTACGGGCCCTTGAACAGCACCCGGTTCAGCCGGTCGAAGAGTTCCTCGCTGGTCTCGGCGAACAGCGCGGACTCGGCGATGCCGGCGTTGTTGACCAGCACGTCGAAGCTGTCCCGGCCCCAGCGCTCGCGCAGCGCCGCGGTCACCGACTCGCGGAAATCGGCGAAGGAACCGGAGTCGCCGAGATCCAGCGGCAGCGCGACCGCGGTCCCGCCCGCCGCTTCGATGGCGGTGACGGTGTCCTGCGCGCCGGTCTTGTTGGCGCCGTAGGTCAGGATCACGCCGGTGCCGCGCCGGGCGAGGTGAATGGCCGCGCTCTGGCCGATACCGGAGCTGGCGCCAGTGACGAGGGCGATCCGCATGGCTTGCCTACCTGTTCATCTGTGGGAATCGGACTGCCCAATCACATCACCGCCACCTGCGGAAACCATAGATCGATGCTCCCTCGCTCTTGCCTGATCCTCCACTCGACAGGAATGAAGTCGGCTCGGATGTTTGAATCTGGGCATGCTCCTGGATCAACTCCGCACGCTGCTGGACCGGCACGCGCGACCCGACGGGACCACCGCCATCGACGGCGTGCTGATCTCCCGGATCGACCGGCCGTCCGAACCGTCGGCGTCGATGTCCGGCACGGTGTTCGCGCTGATCGCCCAGGGCGCGAAGCGCATCGGGGTGGGGGACCGGGTGTATGAGTACCGGGCCGGGCAGTACCTGGTGGCCTCGGTCGACCTGCCGGTGAACGGGCACTTCATCAACTCCAGCGCGGCGAACCCGGCGCTGGGCTTCGGCCTGACCCTGGACCCGGCCTCGGTGGCCGAACTGCTGCTGCGCGCCGAACCGGCCGACCTGCCCCGGGGCGGCGGCATCCCGCCGCTGGGACTGGCGGTCAGCACCGCCTCGGACGAGCTGCTGGACGCGGTGCTCCGGTTGCTGCGCCTGCTGGACGAGCCACGCGACCGCGGGGTGCTCGCCCCGCTGTACAAGCGGGAGATCCTGTGGCGGTTGATCACCGGCGAGCAGGGCGCGACGGTCGCCCAGCTCGGCCTGGCCGACAGCAGCCTGGCGCACATCGCCCGCGCGGTCGGCTGGATCCGCGACCACTACCGGCAGTCCTTCCAGGTGGAGGACGTGGCCCGGCGGGCAGGCATGAGCGTGTCGGCGTTCTACCGCAACTTCCAGGCGGTCACCGCGATGAGCCCGATCCAGTTCCAGAAGCAGATCCGGTTGCAGGAGGCCAGGTTGCTGCTAGCCACCCGGCCAGGGGATGTCGCTGGGGTGGGGCACAGTGTCGGCTATGACAGCCCGTCGCAGTTCAGCCGGGAGTACCGGCGCCAGTTCGGTGCGCCGCCGAGCCAGGACGCGGCCCGGCTGCGCGCGCTCACCCCGCCCTGACGGCTCAGCGCAGGGTGGCGGCCACGTAGGCGGCGGCCTCGGCGAGCAGGCTCTGCTGGTACTTGGCGTCCCGGTCCGGTTTGCTGGACATGATCGCGATGACCAGGGGTTCGCCGCCGGGTGGCCAGGCGATGGCGAAGTCGTTGGCCGTGCCGTAGTCGCCGGTGCCGGTCTTGTCCGCCACCTTCCAGTCCCTGGGCAGCCCGGCGCGGATGCGTTCGCCGCCGGTGGTGTTGCGCTCCAACAGATCCCGCAGGAACGCCCGCTTCTCCGGCGGCAGCGCCTCACCCAGCACGATCTTCTGGTAGTTGGCGCCGAACGCGCGCGGTGAGGTGGTGTCCCGCGGATCGCCGGGGGTGGCCTCGGTGATCGCGGGCTCGACCCGGTCCATCCTGGTCACCTCATCGCCCAGGCTCCTGGCGTACGCGGTGAGCTGGGCCGGGCCACCCAGGTCGCGCAGCAGCAGGTTGCCCGCGGTGCCGTCGCTGTAGCGCACCGCGGCGTCGCAGAGCTGCCGGATGGTCATCCCGGCGCCGACGTTGTTCCTGGTGATCACGCCGTTCTTGAGCAGGTCCTCCCGGCCGTAGCGGACCACGGTGTCCAGGTGGGACATCGGGTTGCGGTGCAGGATCGCCGCGGCGGCCAGGCCCTTGAAGGTGGAGCAGAAGGCGAACCGCTCGTCCGCCCGGTGCGCGATCGTCCTGCCGCTGCCGGTGGCCAGGGCGTAGACACCCAGGCGGGCGCCGTATTTCTGTTCCAGCTCAACGAGCCGGTCATGCCGCTCCGCCGCCGTGGTGCTGGGCGCGGCGGCGGAGGAGGGCGGCGGGGCCGCCGGTGACGGGCTCTGCGCGCAGCCGGCCAGCGGGAGAAGTGCTGCCGCGCCAAGGAAAAGACGGCGGGACAGGACCGGCGGCGAGGAGGTCATGATCACGAGGCTACCCGCGCCGGGCAGTCCAGCGCAGCAGGGCCACGGTGAGCAGCGAGTTGTAGACCAGTCCGCCGAGCAGGTACGGCCAGAACACGCCGCCGTCCATCGCCGCCCACAGCGCGCGGGCGGGCCAGTAGGAGGGCAGCAGGCCGAAAGCCAGCTCCCACGGGGAATCCAGGAAGAAGAACGGGATCAGCGGGATGGCCGAGACCAGCATGCCCAGGCCCTTGAGGATCGCGATGCCCTCGACCTTGTTGCCGGCCAAGGTGCCCATGGTCAGTCCGATGAGGACGGACAGCAGACCGGTCAGCACCCCGATCGCCACACCCTTGGCCAGCGCGGCGCCGCTCACCAGACCGGACAGCGCCAGGGTGGCCTCGACCGCGATGGTCACCAGCAGGATCGTCGCGCCCGCACGGTAGGCCGGGTAGGCCGCGCGCGGGGTCGGGGTGACCTGCAGGGCCAGCAGGGTGCGCTGGTCCTTGTCATCGAGCAGCAGCAGGCCGCACAGGCTGCCCAGCACCATGGCCGGGCCGAGCACGCCGAAGGCGCTGACCAGCAACGGATGGTACGGGGTGAGGTCGAATTCCCAGGTGGCGGCGGCGAAGCGGGTGACCGCGGGCACCGCCCACAGGCTCACCGCGTAGAGCACCGGGGCCAGCAGCACGGTCACCAGCACGGTGTCGCCGCGGATGGCCCGCAGGTCGTTGCGGCCGAAGCTGCGGATCAGCGTGGTCATGACGAGCCTTCCCTGGAGATCACGAACCGCTCGAACACCTTGCGCGCCAGGAAGAACAGTCCCACGATCCACAGCAGCTGGTAGCCGAGGGCGTAGAGCAGCTGCGGCCAGCTCAGCGCGACCTGGTCGAAGGCCGCGCCGAGCAGCAGCAGCGAACCGTGGGTGGGAATGAGGTACAGCAACGGTTCCGGCCACACACCCGAGTAGCTCAGCAGTGGCACGTTGACGATCACCAGCGGTACCAGCGCGGGCATCAGCCATTCGCTGACCGAGGGGTAGGGGGCCGCGGTGACGAAGCCGAGCAGGATCATCAGCAGCGAGGTCAGCACGATCCCGGCCAGGAAGGTCAGCGGGTGGAAGTCCAGGCCGCGCAACGGGATCACCACCGCCAGGCTCACCGTGACCGCGATCATGGTCAGCGTGCCGAGTTTGGCCAGCAGGTACTCGCGGAACCGCAACGGCGTGCTGAGCAGGGCGAACAGGGTGCGCTCGCCCTTCTCGAAGAACACCGCGCCGGCGATGAAGAAGAACCCGACGATGGCCAGGTCGCCGAACAACGCGTACGGCAGGGCCGCGCCGAGCACCTTGGCCGGCAACAGGTTGAGCACCACGATCCACAGCACGGCCGCGAAAGCCGCCGCGTAGAGGAAGCCGTAGCGCCGCTGCAACCGCAGGTCCAGCCGCAGCGCGGCGATGGTCGCACTCATGCCAGCGACCTCCCGGTCACATCGGCGAACACGTCCTCCAGGCTGGCTTCCTGGCTGTGCACCGCCTCGATCCGCGGTGTCAGCGCCCGGAAACCGGCGTCGTCGGCGAATCCGTCCAGGGGGAAGTCCTGGTCCCGCAATGAGCCGTCGTCCTCGCGGTAGGTGACCCGGACGGTGCGGCGGCTGCGCCGGACCTTGTGTTCGGCGGGGGAGTCCAGCGCGGCGATGACGCCCTGGTCGACGAAGGCGACCCGGTCGCACAGCTCGTCAGCGGTGGCCATGTCGTGCGTGGTGAGGAACACCGTGGTGCCCTCCGAACGTAGCCGCAGCACGATGTCCTTGACCCGGCGGGCGTTCACCGGGTCCAGGCCGGAGGTCGGCTCGTCCAGGAACAGCAATTCCGGGCGGTGCAACAGCGCGCGGGCGAATACGAGGCGCATCTGCATGCCCTTGGAGAACGCGCTCACCCTGGTGTGCGCGGCGGCGGTGAGATCCACCATCTCCAGCACGTCCATCGGGTCCTGGGTCTGTCCATTGTAGAGGGAGGAGAAGAACTCCAGGTTCTCCAGTGCGGTGAGCTTCTGGTAGTGGTTGGGCAGTTCGAAGGACACCCCGATCCGCCGGTAGTACTCCGCACCCCATTCCACCGGGCTGCGCCCCCACACCGACACCTGGCCGCCGTACCCGGTGAGCAGGCCGATCAGGATCTTCTGCGTGGTCGACTTACCGGCCCCGCTCGGTCCGAGGAACCCGAAAACCTCGCCCCTGGCAACGGAAAAGCTCATCCCGCGCACGGTCGGATCGACCGTCTTGGGGTAGGCGAAGGTCAGGTCGCTGACCTCGATCACGTTCACGACTCCGCCCTCCGGGCCGCCCAGCGGTCCTTGATCTGGCCGTATTCCGCGGCCAGGAACTCGTACATGTCGTGCGCCTCCCGCACCCGTTGCCGCTGGTCCTCGTCCTGCTCGTCCATCAGCTTCAGCCCGCGCGCCATCAGCGTGTGCCAGTCCCTGGCGACCCTGGCCTTCTCCTCGG contains:
- a CDS encoding oxygenase MpaB family protein, which translates into the protein MTSVSLDESTALTNSAFRTTAARRGHAARTPSAERLQHLRHRATTVDALGDGLVAMMHRLKGEARELFSRACADGIDSIENPPAELVDFFRAVEKTPAWVDQDRLRSGAQAISRAGKLAAFSLCDVYLVVGFHSLRVCKTLTSTGQTGKATSRRVLNTASWWLDVSTPGSLVVGGVGYAAALRVRLVHAHIRDVLLKRGDWDLAAWDQPLNDAQANQLTLMFSLGVMEATQALGIRYTAQERADILHLWRYVGWLVGIEEDMLPADEADAWQHLWEQAATELIPDADSRTLAADLRAAYQRPRPDQSEVRARWAERVHTAISRIVIGPASADSLGMPDDPLARALVRVAGAVNTVAELTYRRIPAFRTAQAVHGHAARKAYVDVLRAAHGDGPKP
- a CDS encoding nucleoside deaminase encodes the protein MLAVAVEEALAGRAEGGIPIGAALFGADGRLLGRGRNRRVQDGDASMHGETSAFRNAGRQPTYRGTTMVTTLSPCWYCSGLIRQFGISNLVVGESRTFTGQHEWLAENGVRVTLLDDPECVTLMTEFIAANPALWNEDIGED
- a CDS encoding SDR family NAD(P)-dependent oxidoreductase; translation: MRIALVTGASSGIGQSAAIHLARRGTGVILTYGANKTGAQDTVTAIEAAGGTAVALPLDLGDSGSFADFRESVTAALRERWGRDSFDVLVNNAGIAESALFAETSEELFDRLNRVLFKGPYFLTQTLLPLLADNGAIVNIGSNSALNSGMEPGYSAYASFKGALTVLSRYLAKELSPRGIRVNSISPGATRTRLADNAFERFPEVIPLVAAKTALGRVGEPDDIGMMIAVLASEEGRWVTGQEIEIAGGYNL
- a CDS encoding AraC family transcriptional regulator is translated as MLLDQLRTLLDRHARPDGTTAIDGVLISRIDRPSEPSASMSGTVFALIAQGAKRIGVGDRVYEYRAGQYLVASVDLPVNGHFINSSAANPALGFGLTLDPASVAELLLRAEPADLPRGGGIPPLGLAVSTASDELLDAVLRLLRLLDEPRDRGVLAPLYKREILWRLITGEQGATVAQLGLADSSLAHIARAVGWIRDHYRQSFQVEDVARRAGMSVSAFYRNFQAVTAMSPIQFQKQIRLQEARLLLATRPGDVAGVGHSVGYDSPSQFSREYRRQFGAPPSQDAARLRALTPP
- the bla gene encoding class A beta-lactamase, which translates into the protein MTSSPPVLSRRLFLGAAALLPLAGCAQSPSPAAPPPSSAAAPSTTAAERHDRLVELEQKYGARLGVYALATGSGRTIAHRADERFAFCSTFKGLAAAAILHRNPMSHLDTVVRYGREDLLKNGVITRNNVGAGMTIRQLCDAAVRYSDGTAGNLLLRDLGGPAQLTAYARSLGDEVTRMDRVEPAITEATPGDPRDTTSPRAFGANYQKIVLGEALPPEKRAFLRDLLERNTTGGERIRAGLPRDWKVADKTGTGDYGTANDFAIAWPPGGEPLVIAIMSSKPDRDAKYQQSLLAEAAAYVAATLR
- a CDS encoding ABC transporter permease; protein product: MTTLIRSFGRNDLRAIRGDTVLVTVLLAPVLYAVSLWAVPAVTRFAAATWEFDLTPYHPLLVSAFGVLGPAMVLGSLCGLLLLDDKDQRTLLALQVTPTPRAAYPAYRAGATILLVTIAVEATLALSGLVSGAALAKGVAIGVLTGLLSVLIGLTMGTLAGNKVEGIAILKGLGMLVSAIPLIPFFFLDSPWELAFGLLPSYWPARALWAAMDGGVFWPYLLGGLVYNSLLTVALLRWTARRG
- a CDS encoding fluoroquinolone export ABC transporter permease subunit is translated as MSATIAALRLDLRLQRRYGFLYAAAFAAVLWIVVLNLLPAKVLGAALPYALFGDLAIVGFFFIAGAVFFEKGERTLFALLSTPLRFREYLLAKLGTLTMIAVTVSLAVVIPLRGLDFHPLTFLAGIVLTSLLMILLGFVTAAPYPSVSEWLMPALVPLVIVNVPLLSYSGVWPEPLLYLIPTHGSLLLLGAAFDQVALSWPQLLYALGYQLLWIVGLFFLARKVFERFVISREGSS
- a CDS encoding ABC transporter ATP-binding protein, encoding MNVIEVSDLTFAYPKTVDPTVRGMSFSVARGEVFGFLGPSGAGKSTTQKILIGLLTGYGGQVSVWGRSPVEWGAEYYRRIGVSFELPNHYQKLTALENLEFFSSLYNGQTQDPMDVLEMVDLTAAAHTRVSAFSKGMQMRLVFARALLHRPELLFLDEPTSGLDPVNARRVKDIVLRLRSEGTTVFLTTHDMATADELCDRVAFVDQGVIAALDSPAEHKVRRSRRTVRVTYREDDGSLRDQDFPLDGFADDAGFRALTPRIEAVHSQEASLEDVFADVTGRSLA